The following coding sequences lie in one Pelobacter seleniigenes DSM 18267 genomic window:
- the ilvC gene encoding ketol-acid reductoisomerase, protein MGQNYFNSLPFRRQLQELATCRFMEAEEFSAGCEYAKGKKIVIVGCGAQGLNQGLNMRDSGLDVSYTLRKEAIEQKRQSYINATENGFKVGTYEEMLPTADIVMNLAPDKQHSDVVKTVVPLMKQGATFSYAHGFNIVEEGTQIRKDLTVIMVAPKCPGTEVREEYKRGFGVPTLIAVHGENDPNGDGLEIAKALCSAQGGDRAGVLESSFIAEVKSDLMGEQTILCGMLQVGSLLCFDKMVGAGIDAPWAAKLVQQGWETVTEALKHGGITNMMDRLSNPAKLRAQELSLELKEIMRPLYEKHMDDILSGEFSKTMMEDWANDDVKLLTWREETSKSAFEQTEAAGEISEQEYFDKGILMVAMVKAGVELAFEVMVEAGIEPESAYYESLHETPLIANTIARKKLYEMNRVISDTAEYGCYLFNHACLPLLQDFMATVDTEVIGKGLSEADAGVDNQTLVQVNAEIRNHLVEEVGEVLRASMQGMKAIA, encoded by the coding sequence ATGGGTCAAAATTATTTCAATTCCCTCCCCTTTCGTCGTCAACTGCAAGAGCTGGCAACCTGCCGCTTTATGGAAGCAGAAGAATTTTCCGCAGGCTGCGAATATGCCAAAGGAAAAAAAATTGTCATTGTCGGCTGCGGTGCCCAAGGGCTGAATCAAGGGCTGAACATGCGCGACAGCGGCCTGGATGTCTCCTACACCCTGCGCAAGGAAGCTATCGAGCAAAAACGCCAGTCCTACATCAATGCTACCGAAAACGGCTTCAAAGTCGGTACCTATGAAGAAATGCTGCCGACCGCCGATATCGTCATGAACCTGGCCCCGGACAAGCAACATAGCGATGTGGTCAAAACCGTGGTGCCGTTGATGAAACAGGGCGCGACCTTTTCCTACGCCCATGGCTTCAATATTGTCGAGGAAGGCACCCAGATCCGCAAAGACCTGACCGTCATCATGGTTGCCCCGAAATGCCCGGGCACTGAGGTGCGCGAAGAATACAAGCGCGGTTTCGGGGTCCCGACCCTGATCGCGGTCCACGGTGAAAACGATCCCAACGGCGACGGCCTGGAAATCGCCAAGGCACTCTGCTCGGCACAGGGCGGAGACCGGGCCGGGGTGCTGGAATCTTCCTTCATCGCCGAAGTCAAATCGGACTTGATGGGCGAACAAACCATCCTTTGCGGGATGCTTCAGGTCGGCTCCCTGCTCTGTTTCGACAAAATGGTTGGTGCAGGCATCGATGCTCCCTGGGCCGCCAAACTGGTGCAACAGGGCTGGGAAACCGTGACTGAAGCGCTCAAGCACGGCGGGATCACCAACATGATGGACCGGCTCTCCAACCCGGCCAAACTCCGCGCCCAGGAACTGTCCCTGGAACTGAAAGAGATCATGCGGCCGCTCTATGAAAAACATATGGACGACATTCTCTCCGGCGAGTTTTCCAAAACCATGATGGAAGACTGGGCCAACGACGACGTCAAACTGCTGACCTGGCGCGAAGAGACCTCAAAAAGCGCTTTTGAACAGACCGAGGCCGCCGGCGAGATCAGTGAGCAAGAGTATTTCGACAAAGGGATCCTCATGGTCGCCATGGTCAAAGCCGGGGTCGAATTGGCTTTTGAGGTCATGGTGGAAGCAGGCATCGAGCCCGAATCGGCCTATTATGAATCACTCCATGAAACGCCCCTTATCGCCAACACCATCGCCCGGAAAAAACTCTACGAAATGAACCGGGTAATTTCGGACACCGCCGAATACGGCTGCTACCTGTTCAACCACGCCTGCCTGCCGCTACTGCAGGATTTCATGGCAACCGTTGACACCGAAGTCATCGGCAAGGGGCTGAGCGAGGCCGATGCCGGAGTCGACAACCAGACCCTGGTGCAGGTGAATGCCGAAATCCGCAACCACCTGGTCGAAGAGGTCGGCGAGGTTCTGCGGGCATCCATGCAAGGCATGAAAGCGATTGCCTGA